In Algisphaera agarilytica, a single genomic region encodes these proteins:
- a CDS encoding transglutaminase family protein: MAIRIALHHQTRYRYDRPVEMGPQVVRLRPAPHCRTPIGAYSMKVEVGPGEEQPFINWQQDPQSNYLARLVFPKPVTRFGIEIDLVADLTPINPFDFFLEEYAEDFPFEYEEALARELRPYLETLGEKQCGPLFEEMFASINREKRRSVDFLVDVNQMVEQRLDYSLRYDPGVQTPEETLKKGVGSCRDFAWLLVQLLRRSGLAARFVSGYSVQLVADEKPIEEGAAAGVPQDVTDLHAWAEVYLPGAGWVGLDATSGMMCGEGHFPLAASPDPGSAAPISGSLGEAEVEFDYAMTINRVHEDPRVTRPYTDDQWEKINTLGQQIDDRLNAGDVRLTMGGEPTFVSIDDQEGETWNTAAVGGGKRQYADQLVQRLRNKIAPGSLLHIGQGKWYPGEPLPRWALGLYWRKDGKPMWSRDDLIADESKDYGYDTPHARKFLQKLTKKLGVSSRYVKSVYEDTKHYQDIKAKLPVNVTPQDNRLESIEDRERLKRVFGRGLNRPVGYVLPLKRVFSPDGPQWQSGLWMMQGPADKTMETQPRGKKKSKAKPQPKPNARPLPRGGRIRLIPGDSPVGLRLPLDRLPWVVEDEYPYVVEADPMHAATKPLPEPDHFTQGGRHRAARSEEVELPPDRHINRQEPIPAPGDRVPQVGESASWVIRSAICVEPREGRIYIFMPPVEQLEDYLHLVYAIEATAEELKMPVIIEGYTPPTDPRIHNLKVTPDPGVIEVNVHPAASWDELVDTTTTLYDAARRCRLGTEKFQLDGRHTGTGGGNHVVVGAATPLDSPFLRRPDLLRSLLGHWHNHPSLSYLFSGMFIGPTSQAPRVDEGRADATYELEIACGQIPDPGGQGIPPWLVDRVFRNLLTDLTGNTHRAEFCIDKLYSPDSATGRLGLVEFRGFEMPPHPRMGLTQALLLRALIAKFWESPGKHHLVRWGTMLHDRFLLPHFVEEDFKEVLKDLAEDGFAIDPAWYDAFFEFRFPRHGTYTCEGVTIELRQAIEPWLTLGEEATGQGTARYVDSSLERMQVKVTGLVGSVSGARKYAVAVNGQELPLTPTGRQGEFVAGLRYRAWQPPSCLHPTIPIHTPLTFDLVDTWSNRSIGGCTYHVVHPGGMSYETFPINALEAESRRVNRFFQHGHTPGSFQMRPTTRSEEMPVTLDLRRKL; the protein is encoded by the coding sequence ATGGCGATACGCATCGCCCTGCATCACCAGACCCGATACCGATACGACCGCCCGGTGGAGATGGGCCCCCAGGTGGTTCGCCTGCGCCCCGCGCCGCACTGCCGCACGCCCATCGGGGCCTACTCCATGAAGGTGGAGGTTGGGCCGGGCGAAGAGCAGCCGTTCATCAACTGGCAGCAGGACCCGCAGAGCAACTACCTCGCCCGGCTGGTCTTCCCCAAGCCGGTGACGCGTTTCGGGATCGAGATCGATCTGGTCGCGGACCTGACGCCGATCAACCCGTTCGATTTTTTCCTGGAGGAGTACGCCGAGGACTTCCCGTTTGAGTACGAGGAGGCCCTGGCGCGTGAGCTCCGGCCGTACCTGGAGACGCTGGGTGAGAAGCAGTGCGGCCCGCTGTTCGAGGAGATGTTCGCGTCGATCAATCGTGAGAAGCGGCGGTCGGTGGACTTTCTGGTGGATGTGAACCAGATGGTCGAGCAGCGGCTGGATTATTCGCTGCGTTACGACCCCGGCGTGCAGACGCCCGAAGAGACGCTGAAGAAGGGCGTGGGTTCCTGCCGCGATTTCGCTTGGCTGCTCGTTCAACTGCTGCGACGCAGCGGGCTGGCGGCGCGGTTTGTCTCGGGGTACTCGGTGCAGCTCGTGGCGGACGAGAAGCCGATCGAGGAGGGGGCGGCGGCGGGCGTGCCGCAAGACGTGACCGACCTGCACGCCTGGGCCGAGGTGTACCTGCCGGGCGCGGGCTGGGTGGGGCTGGACGCGACGAGCGGCATGATGTGCGGGGAGGGGCACTTCCCCTTGGCGGCCTCGCCGGACCCGGGGAGTGCGGCGCCGATCTCCGGCAGCCTGGGCGAGGCCGAGGTCGAGTTCGACTACGCGATGACGATCAACCGGGTCCACGAAGACCCGCGAGTGACCAGGCCGTACACGGATGACCAGTGGGAGAAGATCAACACGCTGGGTCAGCAGATCGACGACCGGCTCAACGCGGGGGACGTGCGCCTGACCATGGGCGGGGAGCCGACGTTCGTCTCGATCGACGACCAGGAGGGCGAGACGTGGAACACCGCCGCGGTCGGCGGGGGCAAGCGTCAATACGCCGACCAACTCGTCCAACGCTTGCGCAACAAGATCGCCCCTGGCAGCCTGCTGCACATCGGCCAGGGCAAGTGGTACCCCGGCGAGCCGCTGCCACGTTGGGCGCTCGGCCTGTACTGGCGCAAAGACGGCAAGCCGATGTGGAGCCGCGACGACCTCATCGCCGACGAATCGAAAGACTACGGCTACGACACGCCCCACGCCCGCAAGTTCCTCCAGAAGCTGACTAAGAAGCTCGGCGTGTCCAGCCGGTACGTGAAGTCGGTCTACGAAGACACGAAGCACTACCAGGACATCAAAGCCAAGCTCCCGGTCAACGTGACGCCGCAGGACAATCGGCTCGAAAGCATCGAGGACCGCGAACGTTTGAAGCGCGTCTTCGGGCGCGGGCTGAACCGGCCCGTGGGATACGTGCTGCCGCTCAAGCGGGTGTTCAGCCCGGATGGCCCGCAGTGGCAGAGCGGTCTGTGGATGATGCAGGGCCCGGCCGACAAGACGATGGAGACGCAGCCGCGCGGCAAGAAGAAGTCCAAGGCCAAACCACAGCCCAAGCCCAATGCGCGTCCGCTGCCGCGTGGCGGCCGAATCCGGCTCATCCCCGGGGACTCGCCGGTCGGGCTGCGTCTGCCGCTGGACCGATTGCCGTGGGTGGTGGAGGACGAGTACCCCTACGTCGTCGAGGCCGACCCGATGCACGCGGCGACCAAGCCCCTGCCCGAGCCCGACCACTTCACCCAAGGCGGACGCCATCGGGCCGCCCGCAGCGAAGAAGTCGAGCTCCCGCCCGATCGCCACATCAACCGACAGGAACCGATCCCCGCGCCGGGCGACCGCGTCCCGCAAGTCGGCGAGTCGGCCAGCTGGGTGATCCGCTCGGCGATCTGCGTCGAGCCGCGCGAAGGCCGGATCTACATCTTTATGCCGCCGGTCGAGCAGCTCGAAGACTACCTGCATTTGGTCTACGCGATCGAAGCCACGGCGGAGGAGCTGAAGATGCCCGTCATTATCGAGGGCTACACCCCGCCGACCGATCCGCGCATCCATAACCTCAAGGTCACGCCCGACCCCGGCGTGATCGAGGTCAACGTCCACCCCGCTGCGTCGTGGGACGAACTGGTCGATACGACGACGACGCTGTACGACGCCGCGCGCCGTTGCCGACTCGGCACCGAGAAGTTCCAGCTCGACGGCCGACACACCGGCACGGGTGGCGGCAACCACGTCGTAGTCGGCGCGGCGACGCCGTTGGATTCGCCGTTCCTGCGTCGGCCGGACCTGCTGCGAAGTTTGCTCGGCCATTGGCACAACCACCCCTCGCTCAGCTACCTGTTCAGCGGGATGTTCATCGGCCCGACAAGTCAGGCTCCCCGCGTCGACGAGGGCCGCGCGGATGCGACGTACGAGTTGGAGATTGCTTGCGGCCAGATCCCCGACCCCGGCGGGCAAGGTATCCCGCCGTGGCTGGTCGACCGCGTGTTCCGGAACCTGCTCACCGACCTGACCGGCAATACGCACCGGGCCGAGTTCTGCATCGACAAGCTCTACTCGCCCGACTCGGCGACGGGGCGTTTGGGGCTGGTCGAGTTCCGCGGCTTCGAGATGCCGCCGCACCCGCGGATGGGATTGACCCAGGCGTTGCTGCTGCGGGCGTTGATTGCGAAGTTCTGGGAGTCCCCGGGCAAGCACCACCTGGTGCGATGGGGCACGATGCTGCACGACCGGTTCCTGCTGCCGCACTTCGTGGAAGAGGATTTCAAGGAAGTCCTCAAGGACCTCGCCGAGGACGGGTTCGCGATCGATCCCGCGTGGTACGACGCGTTCTTCGAATTCCGTTTCCCGCGTCACGGCACGTACACCTGCGAAGGCGTCACGATCGAACTTCGCCAAGCGATCGAGCCGTGGCTCACGCTCGGCGAAGAAGCGACCGGGCAGGGCACCGCGCGGTACGTCGATTCGTCGCTCGAACGCATGCAGGTCAAGGTCACCGGCCTGGTCGGCTCGGTCTCAGGAGCTCGGAAGTACGCCGTCGCGGTCAACGGGCAGGAACTCCCACTGACCCCCACCGGTCGGCAGGGCGAGTTCGTCGCGGGGCTGCGTTACCGCGCCTGGCAGCCGCCCAGTTGCCTGCACCCGACCATCCCGATCCACACGCCGCTGACTTTCGACCTGGTTGATACGTGGTCCAACCGTTCGATCGGCGGATGCACGTACCACGTCGTCCACCCCGGCGGCATGAGTTACGAAACGTTCCCGATCAACGCGCTCGAGGCCGAGTCTCGCCGCGTGAATCGGTTCTTCCAGCACGGTCACACGCCCGGCTCCTTCCAGATGCGACCGACCACGCGCAGCGAAGAGATGCCCGTGACGCTAGACCTGCGTCGCAAGCTTTGA